A genomic stretch from Arachis stenosperma cultivar V10309 chromosome 3, arast.V10309.gnm1.PFL2, whole genome shotgun sequence includes:
- the LOC130965365 gene encoding putative F-box/LRR-repeat protein 23, which produces MTLLIMTKLGAFHILTSAQKVCRLWHSISMDPFLWRTIDMCNLGREKYMAYDLRKMCRHAVDRSRGQLVQYFGPNDLLNYIIDSGCHLRCLCLVQCNVDWEFPELSKMAPKLSVLEELDLTFCRISVFELEAIGHSCPLLRSLKLRGGGSIFRGNEAAYIISRNMPMLRHLELYEDSLNHKGLFAILKGCPHLEYLDLQHCRHLKLQGKLRRKCVRRIKNLRYLDESTQDYYRFSSGRLLKSSKDYADILSPLLWTSYDADHDENENMFKKGEGEVPKGSTVEYDEMQDYWEDIDAMWAIAKSKRLHKGKKNKPKGFQGYHREKKNTKSNEKKHGRKTKTGRRIEHESMMSFEKEFR; this is translated from the exons ATGACTCTCCTCATCATGACGAAACTCGGTGCGTTCCATATCCTTACCAGTGCCCAGAAAGTGTGCAGGCTATGGCATAGCATCTCCATGGATCCATTCTTGTGGCGCACCATTGACATGTGCAACCTGGGGCGTGAAAAGTATATGGCCTACGATTTGCGTAAGATGTGCCGCCACGCAGTTGATCGAAGCCGTGGCCAGTTGGTGCAGTATTTTGGTCCCAATGATCTTCTCAATTATATTATTGATTC GGGATGTCATCTGCGATGTCTATGTCTTGTTCAATGCAATGTGGATTGGGAGTTTCCAGAATTAAGTAAGATGGCCCCAAAGCTTTCGGTACTAGAGGAACTTGATCTTACCTTTTGTCGTATATCTGTATTTGAATTGGAAGCAATTGGTCACAGTTGTCCTCTGTTAAGATCCTTGAAGTTGAGGGGTGGCGGATCCATTTTTAGAGGAAACGAAGCAGCATATATTATTTCACGAAATATGCCCATGTTACGCCATCTCGAACTTTATGAAGACTCCTTAAATCATAAGGGCTTGTTTGCAATTCTTAAGGGTTGTCCTCATCTTGAATATCTAGATTTACAACATTGTCGTCATCTTAAGTTGCAAGGGAAATTGAGGAGAAAATGTGTTAGACGCATCAAGAATTTAAGATACTTAGATGAATCCACGCAAGACTACTATCGATTTAGTTCTGGAAGATTGCTTAAGTCATCAAAAGATTATGCTGATATTTTGTCTCCATTATTATGGACATCATATGATGCAGATCATGATGAGAATGAAAACATGTTTAAAAAGGGCGAGGGTGAGGTACCAAAAGGGTCAACTGTGGAATATGATGAAATGCAAGATTATTGGGAGGATATAGATGCTATGTGGGCAATTGCGAAAAGTAAAAGATTGCATAAGGGAAAGAAGAATAAGCCTAAAGGGTTTCAAGGATATCATAGAGAAAAGAAGAACACTAAATCCAATGAGAAGAAACATGGAAGAAAGACAAAGACAGGGAGGAGGATTGAGCATGAAAGCATGATGTCTTTTGAAAAGGAATTTCGGTAA